A window of the Cicer arietinum cultivar CDC Frontier isolate Library 1 chromosome 6, Cicar.CDCFrontier_v2.0, whole genome shotgun sequence genome harbors these coding sequences:
- the LOC101496960 gene encoding PLASMODESMATA CALLOSE-BINDING PROTEIN 2-like yields the protein MASPKLISVMSMLVTTMVLINVMIVGAAKTWCVAKKGADTTTLLSALNYACGAGADCEPIQSTGLCFNPDTVEGHASYAFNSYYQIQKQADGSCDFGGSATIVEIDPSYEKCVYPSS from the coding sequence ATGGCCTCACCAAAGTTGATTTCAGTTATGTCAATGCTTGTGACAACCATGGTTTTGATTAATGTGATGATTGTTGGAGCAGCAAAAACATGGTGTGTGGCAAAGAAGGGAGCTGATACCACAACATTACTTAGTGCTTTAAATTATGCATGTGGAGCTGGAGCTGATTGTGAGCCTATTCAGTCCACTGGACTTTGTTTTAATCCAGACACTGTTGAAGGACATGCTTCCTATGCTTTTAATAGTTACTATCAAATTCAGAAGCAAGCCGATGGCTCTTGCGATTTTGGTGGCAGTGCAACCATTGTTGAAATTGATCCAA